A single Mustelus asterias chromosome 4, sMusAst1.hap1.1, whole genome shotgun sequence DNA region contains:
- the LOC144492299 gene encoding tapasin-related protein-like, with translation MASRTVLQSAQVIWIILTVAANPLIEVTQVPENIYSIIGTNIAFDCTFPTSQDDLDVNIHWWKLGEKDLMRPGSDSRKWFATGNGRASFKLLNISIQDSGVYYCGVTLQGNWFTNGSGSTLVVSALPTPVTIVPSASASNVPGSLTLVCEMASFYPAGLTIIWYKNNGSIENGIHTTKQLSRTGMYEASSYFEEAQPVQGGTVYVCLVSDAALQIPAMASYIVPNCKPGRDSTSSSSYLQIFGCAGFTMMVLLLLIIMRMLGNYKARRQRTDEANSRDKSTSQDAFDNPLTYAEVELIGS, from the exons ATGGCATCGAGGACTGTGCTTCAGAGTGCACAGGTCATCTGGATTATCTTGACTG TTGCTGCCAATCCTCTGATTGAagtgacccaggtccctgaaaATATCTATTCGATAATCGGGACTAATATTGCATTTGACTGCACGTTTCCTACTTCTCAAGACGATTTAGATGTGAACATTCATTGGTGGAAACTTGGCGAAAAGGATTTGATGCGGCCAGGATCAGATAGCAGGAAATGGTTTGCCACTGGGAATGGAAGAGCTTCCTTTAAACTCCTGAATATCAGTATTCAGGACTCTGGAGTCTATTACTGCGGAGTGACACTTCAGGGAAACTGGTTCACAAATGGAAGTGGATCAACGCTCGTCGTCAGTG CTCTCCCAACTCCCGTGACGATTGTTCCCAGCGCATCTGCAAGCAATGTACCCGGTTCTTTGACGCTCGTGTGCGAGATGGCTTCATTTTACCCGGCGGGTCTAACTATCATTTGGTACAAAAATAACGGAAGCATTGAGAATGGAATTCACACCACCAAACAACTCAGCAGAACTGGAATGTATGAAGCTTCCAGCTATTTCGAAGAGGCACAGCCTGTCCAGGGAGGGACTGTTTATGTCTGCCTAGTTTCTGATGCCGCTCTCCAGATTCCGGCTATGGCAAGTTACATAGTTCCCAATTGTAAACCAG GTCGCGACAGTACCTCGTCCTCATCTTATTTACAGATTTTTGGGTGCGCAGGCTTCACAATGATGGTTTTGCTGCTGCTGATCATCATGAGAATGCTGGGCAACTATAAAG CACGCAGACAGAGAACAGATGAAGCAAACAGCCGTGACAAATCT ACCTCGCAAGACGCATTTGATAACCCGCTGACTTACGCAGAAGTCGAACTAATTGGTTCTTAG